From a region of the Leishmania major strain Friedlin complete genome, chromosome 4 genome:
- a CDS encoding putative ADP-ribosylation factor: protein MGQLFTSLWSMFNGNKSYKLLILGLNNAGKTSILYYLQLGHSIATQPTLGGNTETLAITHPQTNNTITFTCWDLGGQEQLRESWKLYYDHTDAVLFVVDAADAVKFPKAKEVLHQLLHDEPSLQHATLLVLANKQDMESAAAPAELIEYLELGKLKDRTWTLMGCSSSTGESLREAMNWIAENV from the coding sequence ATGGGGCAGCTCTTCACCAGCTTGTGGAGCATGTTCAACGGAAATAAGTCCTACAAGCTGCTCATCCTTGGCCTAAACAACGCCGGTAAGACATCCATCTTGTACTACCTGCAGCTGGGGCACTCCATCGCCACCCAGCCCACCCTCGGCGGCAACACGGAAACGCTCGCCATCACGCACCCGCAGACGAACAACACCATCACCTTCACGTGCTGGGACTTGGGTGgacaggagcagctgcgagaGTCGTGGAAGCTTTATTACGACCACACCGACGCCGTTctcttcgtcgtcgacgccgctgacgctgtGAAGTTCCCCAAGGCGAAAGAGGTGttgcaccagctgctgcacgatgagccatcgctgcagcacgccacTCTTCTTGTGCTGGCAAACAAGCAGGATATGGAGTCTGCAGCAGCCCCGGCCGAGCTGATCGAGTACTTGGAGCTCGGGAAGCTGAAGGACCGAACGTGGACGCTCATgggctgcagctcctccaccggtgAGTCGCTGCGCGAGGCCATGAACTGGATCGCCGAGAACGTCTAA
- a CDS encoding putative mitochondrial exoribonuclease DSS-1 gives MRRRLFTLVRVRGTAAVATPTVGVVAARQRRGAASAVTSTTLGSPSKSSHHTTSSTAPRTIIANAAAQFSGTYLDVAWTRQFILGSLLQRYDPLRYAPSSPSSPSSPSSITARLVESALLESQRLLSSTWKLPVRPLDTVSEARILRLLARYAAGEGILSDTTLEMLQRVLARLPGAPACISDPLHMRALLELIGYVEPGDNLNRVAYAGELHYPPQAHAFMAELLAEGRQRDGGDAFDAIRERRAGPGYAIDSATTSEVDDAIGVCVDGATGAKYFVVYVSDATVYCPFDSTLEQLTARRLTTTTYLPEGVFFMLPKPIVEAATLREDRPCRTFNVIFQIDESTGEVKNYSVAVGWLDQLRRITYDQVQEIVNKEEGKEEGDEHDSAAVVAAAHDTDASSSPPLLAGCADSAHPPPAWMTREDKDNLFYILRCARLRLRARLERQQRQQQQHHHGAGGKDCGDEGVPATPPVDFSLPDPLIEVKGTKVLSVTDQVISTQDARLAVAELMIAANEVCSRVAQANHIAMPFRGTRTLSSDHLVAHYYTEPEGVRTLMSLDASHIFLAEAMQSSVRRLSTVTRAIYHHVPLHHAGLDTTFYTHSTSPLRRYADMLVHHQLKTWLWQQRRGGGSSDHTSATSTSAARAAMVAAPQQLIPEHAMASLCTMISAKQERASLLQDNSTRFWILRYLEDLERASANAAAAARGDGDGDTHRKKTYLCLVGETRRVVAAPAYSRFACSSAEMSQLLSLPLTAPSTTSSTVRRPASLQMDAVARWRQETPEFTYVSDVYIPEVQLAHTITHHRDDVLVGAVLECHITRVQPTQGVLELAIERVLPGGDERHYERLWMGGFVSQLDA, from the coding sequence ATGCGGCGGCGACTCTTCACTTTGGTGCGTGtccgcggcaccgcggcggtAGCGACGCCGACCGTCGGCGTGGTGGCAGCACGGCaacgccgcggtgccgcgtcCGCGGTGACGTCAACGACTCTGGGCAGCCCGTCAAAATCATCGCATCACACAacgtcgtcgacggcgccgcgcacAATCATCGCgaacgccgcagcgcagttCAGCGGCACCTACCTAGACGTCGCCTGGACGCGGCAGTTCATCCTCGGCTCTCTGCTACAGCGCTACGACCCTCTGCGATACGCACCGTCATCACCGTCATCGCCATCCTCCCCATCCTCGATCACCGCTCGGTTGGTGGAGTCTGCCTTGTTGGAGTCGCAGAGACTCCTTAGCTCGACTTGGAAGCTGCCCGTGCGGCCCCTCGACACTGTGAGTGAGGCACGCATCCTTCGGCTACTGGCGCGCTACGCCGCTGGCGAGGGCATCCTCTCCGACACGACTCTAgagatgctgcagcgcgtcttGGCGCGCCTCCCTGGTGCCCCGGCGTGCATCTCCGACCCTCTGCATATGCGTGCCCTGCTGGAACTGATCGGGTATGTTGAGCCTGGCGACAACCTCAACCGGGTCGCGTACGCTGGGGAGCTGCACTACCCCCCACAGGCGCACGCCTTcatggcggagctgctggcggaggGCCGacagcgcgacggcggcgacgccttCGACGCCATACGCGAGCGCCGGGCAGGGCCGGGGTACGCCATCGACTCCGCCACGACGAGCGAAGTCGATGATGCCATCGGTGTCTGCGTGGATGGGGCAACGGGCGCAAAGTACTTCGTCGTGTACGTCTCTGATGCAACCGTCTACTGCCCCTTCGACAGCACCCTTGAGCAGttgacggcgcggcggctgacgACAACCACCTACCTGCCGGAGGGCGTCTTCTTCATGCTCCCAAAGCCCATCGTCGAGGCGGCCACGTTGCGCGAGGACCGGCCGTGTCGCACGTTCAACGTCATCTTCCAGATCGATGAGTCCACCGGCGAGGTGAAGAACTACTCCGTCGCCGTGGGATGGCTGGATCAGCTGCGGCGCATCACGTACGATCAGGTGCAGGAAATCGTCAACAAGGAGGaaggcaaggaggagggcgacgaacacgacagcgccgccgtcgtggcggctgcgcacgaCACAGACGcatcgtcctcgccgcctctcttGGCTGGGTgcgccgacagcgcgcaTCCCCCACCGGCTTGGATGACGCGTGAAGACAAGGACAACCTCTTTTACATTCTTCGCTGCGCCCGTCTTCGGCTGCGCGCTCGactggagcggcagcagcgacagcaacagcagcaccaccacggGGCCGGGGGCAAGGACTGCGGAGACGAGGGGGTACCGGCGACCCCGCCGGTGGATTTCAGCCTACCCGACCCCCTCATCGAAGTCAAGGGCACCAAGGTGCTCTCCGTCACCGATCAGGTCATCTCCACCCAAGACGCCCGCCTCGCTGTGGCGGAGCTGATGATCGCCGCCAACGAGGTGTGTTCACGCGTTGCACAGGCCAACCACATCGCAATGCCGTTCCGCGGCACTCGCACCCTCTCCAGCGACCATCTCGTGGCGCATTACTACACAGAGCCTGAAGGTGTGCGCACGCTGATGTCACTCGACGCCTCGCACATCTTCCTGGCCGAAGCCATGCAGTCCTCCGTGCGTCGCCTCAGTACCGTGACACGCGCCATCTACCATCACGTCCCTCTGCACCATGCCGGGCTCGACACAACCTTCTACACCCACAGCACAAGTCCGCTGCGTCGGTATGCCGACATGCTCGTGCACCATCAGCTCAAGACGTGGctctggcagcagcgccgcggtggcggtagTAGTGACCACACCAGTGCGAcctccacctctgccgcgcgtgcggccATGGTGGCCGCGCCTCAGCAGCTCATTCCCGAGCATGCCATGGCTTCTCTGTGCACCATGATCAGCGCGAAGCAGGAGCGCGCCAGTCTCCTGCAGGACAACAGCACGCGTTTTTGGATTTTGCGGTACCTTGAGGACTTGGAGCGTGCCTcggccaacgccgccgctgctgctcgtggtgatggtgatggcgACACACATCGCAAGAAGACCTACCTGTGCTTGGTTGGTGAGACACGCCGCGTGGTGGCCGCGCCGGCGTACAGCCGCTTCGCATGCTCCTCGGCGGAGATGTCACAGCTACTGTCCCTACCGCTGACAGCGCCGTCTACCACCTCGAGCACGGTGCGGCGCCCCGCATCGCTGCAGATGGACGCCGTTGCGCGTTGGCGGCAAGAGACCCCAGAGTTCACCTACGTCTCGGACGTGTACATCCCGGAGGTGCAACTGGCGCACACTATCACTCACCACCGCGACGACGTCCTTGTCGGGGCTGTGCTGGAATGCCACATCACTCGCGTGCAACCTACGCAAGGGGTGTTGGAGTTGGCCATCGAACGCGTCTTACCCGGCGGAGATGAGCGGCACTACGAGCGCCTCTGGATGGGTGGGTTTGTGTCCCAGCTGGATGCGTGA